A genomic segment from Desulfonatronum lacustre DSM 10312 encodes:
- a CDS encoding substrate-binding domain-containing protein, whose amino-acid sequence MLNKPRLDLMMRYCLLLVAFILVLGCERGEDVRSVDFTKTVTVASPPDQPTDRPVLRMAVGAMISPKETHEIYLQLLAYISTKLDMELEFVQRKTYAEVNELLGLQELDLAFICSGPYALGRDEHGFDLLATPIVQGDHHYYSYLIVNRDSPFQSLEDLRGKTFAFTDPDSNTGRLVPTYWLALMSERPETFFRDVIYTYSHDNSIQAVAQRLVDGAAVDNLIWDYYARKNPVHTSQTRIIKRSEPFGIPPVVVAKSMSEDLARRIRELLLTMHQDPEGAVILDELLIERFVRADDAWYASIQELHDTVRMAREPENP is encoded by the coding sequence ATGCTCAACAAACCACGGCTTGACTTAATGATGCGATACTGCCTGCTCCTTGTGGCGTTTATCCTGGTCCTCGGCTGCGAGCGCGGCGAGGATGTCCGGTCCGTGGACTTCACCAAGACCGTGACCGTTGCTTCCCCGCCGGATCAGCCGACGGATCGCCCGGTATTGCGCATGGCCGTGGGGGCCATGATCTCGCCCAAGGAGACCCATGAAATCTATCTCCAACTCCTGGCCTACATCAGCACGAAGCTGGACATGGAGCTGGAATTCGTCCAGCGCAAAACCTACGCCGAGGTGAACGAGCTTCTGGGACTTCAGGAACTGGACCTGGCCTTTATTTGCTCCGGCCCTTACGCCCTGGGCCGGGACGAGCACGGGTTCGACCTCCTGGCCACCCCGATCGTCCAGGGGGACCACCATTACTATTCCTACCTGATCGTCAACCGGGACAGCCCGTTTCAGTCCCTGGAGGACCTGCGCGGCAAGACCTTCGCCTTTACGGACCCGGACTCCAATACCGGTCGGCTGGTCCCGACGTATTGGCTGGCCCTGATGAGCGAACGGCCGGAGACGTTTTTTCGGGACGTGATCTATACCTACAGCCACGATAATTCCATCCAGGCCGTGGCCCAGAGGCTGGTGGACGGCGCCGCGGTGGACAACCTGATCTGGGACTACTACGCCCGGAAAAACCCCGTCCACACGTCCCAAACCCGGATCATCAAGCGTTCCGAGCCCTTCGGCATTCCCCCCGTGGTGGTGGCCAAGTCCATGTCCGAAGACCTGGCCCGGCGCATCCGGGAACTGCTCCTGACCATGCACCAGGACCCCGAAGGCGCGGTCATTTTGGATGAACTGCTCATCGAACGGTTCGTCCGCGCCGATGACGCCTGGTACGCATCCATCCAGGAACTGCATGACACGGTGCGCATGGCGCGGGAGCCGGAAAACCCATGA
- a CDS encoding sigma-54-dependent Fis family transcriptional regulator, which yields MKLRSLKGTLLVAVTGLMALSTLLVALLASHRYAQSLEQTLAAQAENVGRALAAEAADLVLVNDLVSLRNMLERHRVAHPSLTYLFVVREGRVLASTFGSEVPEDLLAFNLPEQLSGEETALQRIVSETGRRHLDMALPIFDGHAGILRLGVSEEHLRGEVRDLWASIGILALLTLVPALAGGMLFLNRMTRPLLALVQAAQAYAPGRSQPPLPIKGQKEIAVLAEAFNTMTSRIDEYTRRLEDQAAKLEQAQSQLRASCEIVRNVSALASLPEVAGYLIRRTQEILHCKEANVLVFSPDREMFFMLTTEEARKVTDPEAAAAAVALLQGMEPIHQPETPVFRPPMISEAQARLPGQSILPLYHEDSLCGAMIVGCVKKCACRPRDLELASLVLSQAAGTLRRAVQQEVEAEKFQVRQDARAGFMGIIGRDTKLTLIFRLIEDVAATDATVLVQGESGTGKELVARAIHDLSPRQDKPFVVINCSAYPATLLESELFGHERGAFTGALKQRPGRFEQADGGTVFLDEIGEISASAQVKLLRVLQTQRFERVGGDRTVTVDVRIVAATNKNLLEEVKAGRFREDLYYRLDVIPIQLPPLRERGNDVALLAAHFLRRFSAEQHKEITEISPRAMRLLLDYPWPGNVRELENVVEQATVLAKSRVITPEELPTRLKAGPEPFQSAAPTLEEQERAIILQALESCSWNKKLAAQRLAIGRSTLYAKMKRLGITVPEAA from the coding sequence ATGAAGCTCCGCTCCCTCAAGGGAACGCTGTTGGTCGCCGTGACCGGACTCATGGCGTTGAGCACGCTGTTGGTGGCCTTGCTGGCTTCGCACCGCTACGCTCAGAGCCTGGAGCAGACCCTGGCCGCCCAGGCCGAAAACGTGGGCCGCGCCTTGGCCGCGGAAGCGGCCGACCTGGTCCTGGTCAACGACCTGGTCAGCCTGCGCAACATGCTGGAACGCCATCGCGTCGCCCACCCTTCCCTGACCTACCTGTTCGTCGTCCGCGAAGGCCGGGTATTGGCCTCGACCTTTGGTTCGGAAGTTCCCGAGGATCTCCTGGCCTTCAACCTCCCGGAGCAGCTTTCCGGAGAGGAAACGGCCCTGCAACGCATCGTCTCCGAAACCGGGCGACGGCATCTGGACATGGCCCTGCCCATCTTCGACGGTCATGCCGGGATATTGCGCTTGGGCGTTTCCGAGGAGCATCTGCGCGGCGAGGTGCGTGATCTCTGGGCGTCCATCGGCATCCTGGCCTTGCTGACCCTTGTGCCGGCCCTGGCCGGGGGGATGTTGTTCCTGAACCGGATGACCCGGCCCTTGCTGGCCTTGGTCCAGGCGGCCCAGGCGTATGCGCCGGGCCGGAGTCAGCCGCCGCTGCCCATCAAAGGGCAAAAGGAAATCGCGGTCCTGGCCGAGGCCTTCAACACCATGACCAGCCGGATCGACGAATACACCCGGCGTTTGGAGGATCAGGCGGCCAAGCTGGAACAGGCCCAAAGTCAACTCCGGGCTTCCTGCGAGATCGTCCGGAACGTCTCGGCCCTGGCTTCCCTGCCGGAGGTCGCGGGGTATCTGATCCGGCGGACACAGGAGATTCTCCACTGCAAGGAAGCCAACGTCCTGGTCTTCAGCCCGGACAGGGAGATGTTCTTCATGCTTACCACGGAGGAAGCCCGCAAGGTTACGGACCCAGAGGCCGCGGCCGCGGCAGTGGCCCTGCTTCAGGGCATGGAACCGATCCACCAGCCCGAGACTCCGGTGTTCCGACCGCCGATGATTTCCGAGGCCCAGGCAAGGCTTCCGGGCCAATCCATTCTGCCCCTGTATCACGAGGACAGCCTGTGCGGGGCGATGATCGTGGGCTGCGTGAAAAAGTGCGCCTGTCGGCCCCGGGACCTGGAATTGGCCAGCCTTGTCCTGTCCCAGGCCGCGGGAACGCTGCGCCGCGCCGTGCAACAGGAAGTGGAGGCGGAAAAATTCCAGGTTCGGCAGGACGCACGGGCCGGATTCATGGGCATCATCGGCCGCGACACCAAACTGACCCTGATTTTCCGGCTGATTGAGGACGTGGCGGCCACGGACGCCACGGTCCTGGTCCAGGGAGAGTCCGGCACGGGTAAGGAGTTGGTGGCCAGGGCGATCCACGACCTTAGTCCGCGCCAGGACAAACCCTTCGTGGTCATCAACTGTTCGGCCTATCCGGCTACCCTGCTGGAAAGCGAGCTGTTCGGCCACGAACGGGGCGCGTTCACCGGGGCCCTGAAGCAGCGTCCGGGGCGGTTCGAGCAGGCCGACGGCGGGACCGTGTTTCTGGACGAGATCGGCGAAATCAGCGCCTCGGCCCAGGTCAAGCTGCTGCGCGTGCTCCAGACCCAACGCTTCGAACGGGTCGGCGGGGATCGGACCGTGACCGTGGACGTACGCATCGTCGCGGCCACGAACAAGAATTTACTGGAGGAGGTCAAGGCCGGGCGGTTTCGGGAGGATCTTTACTACCGCCTGGACGTGATCCCCATTCAGCTTCCGCCCCTGCGGGAGCGCGGCAACGACGTGGCCCTGCTGGCCGCTCATTTCCTGCGCCGTTTCAGCGCGGAGCAGCACAAGGAGATCACCGAGATCAGTCCCAGGGCCATGCGTCTGCTGCTGGACTATCCCTGGCCGGGCAATGTCCGGGAACTGGAAAACGTGGTGGAGCAGGCCACGGTTCTGGCCAAGTCCAGGGTCATCACCCCGGAGGAATTGCCGACCCGGCTCAAGGCCGGCCCGGAGCCGTTCCAAAGCGCCGCGCCCACGCTGGAGGAACAGGAGCGGGCGATCATCCTGCAAGCCCTGGAATCCTGCTCCTGGAACAAAAAGCTGGCCGCCCAACGCCTGGCCATCGGCCGCAGTACGCTCTACGCCAAGATGAAAAGGCTGGGGATTACCGTTCCGGAAGCGGCGTAA
- a CDS encoding proline--tRNA ligase gives MRWNNYYLPTLKEHPAEAEVVSHRLLMRAGMIRKLTSGIYTYLPLGLRCLDKVARIVREEMNRAGALEVFMPMVQPADLWKESGRWVVYGKELLRIQDRHGRDYCLGPTHEEVITDLIRGEIRSYRQLPVNLYQIQTKYRDEIRPRFGLMRGREFIMKDAYSFDRDDAGADKSYRAMYEAYMRIFTRFGMTFRAVEADSGAIGGSFSHEFMVLANTGEDTIAVCTACEFAANLEKAEAVVRGEGDDGECPPTEPVSTPGKHTVEEVTAFLGVGPQAILKTLLYEADGRPVAALVRGDRELNEIKLKNVLNANELNLATPEQVQAWTGAPVGFAGPVDLHVDAIWADREVGLRRDWIVGANKADAHLRHVDLTRDAAIAGYVDLRQVTAQDPCPRCDAALELPKGIEVGHVFKLGTKYSEAMGARYLDENGKEQLIIMGCYGIGVSRIMAACLEQNHDDNGALFPPPIAPFQIELILLGGKNPELVQQAVDLHDRLEALGFEVLLDDRDERPGVKFKDADLIGIPGQLILGEKGAARGVLEAKNRKTGERTELALDDLDNQVRLWWRGILEDWGIAG, from the coding sequence ATGCGCTGGAACAACTACTACCTGCCGACCCTGAAGGAACACCCGGCCGAGGCCGAGGTGGTCAGTCATCGTTTGTTGATGCGCGCGGGCATGATCCGCAAGCTGACCTCCGGGATTTACACTTATCTGCCCCTGGGGCTGCGCTGTCTGGACAAGGTGGCCCGGATCGTGCGCGAGGAGATGAACCGGGCCGGGGCCCTGGAGGTGTTCATGCCCATGGTCCAGCCGGCGGACCTCTGGAAGGAGTCGGGACGCTGGGTTGTGTACGGCAAGGAGTTGCTGCGCATTCAGGATCGGCACGGTCGGGACTACTGCCTGGGGCCGACCCATGAGGAAGTCATCACGGACCTGATTCGCGGGGAAATCCGCTCCTATCGGCAGTTGCCCGTGAACCTGTACCAGATCCAGACCAAGTACCGGGACGAGATCCGACCCCGGTTCGGGCTGATGCGTGGACGGGAATTCATCATGAAGGACGCCTATTCCTTCGACCGGGACGACGCGGGCGCGGACAAGAGCTACCGGGCCATGTACGAGGCCTACATGCGCATCTTCACCCGCTTCGGAATGACCTTCCGGGCCGTGGAGGCGGACTCCGGGGCCATCGGCGGGAGCTTTTCCCACGAATTCATGGTCCTGGCCAACACCGGGGAGGACACCATCGCCGTGTGCACGGCCTGCGAGTTCGCCGCGAACCTGGAAAAGGCCGAGGCCGTGGTCCGGGGCGAAGGCGATGACGGGGAATGCCCGCCTACGGAACCGGTTTCCACGCCGGGCAAGCACACCGTGGAAGAGGTCACGGCGTTTCTGGGGGTCGGCCCCCAGGCCATTCTGAAGACCCTGCTTTACGAGGCCGATGGCCGCCCCGTGGCCGCCCTGGTGCGCGGGGACCGGGAGCTGAACGAAATCAAGTTGAAGAACGTCCTGAACGCCAATGAACTGAACCTGGCCACGCCGGAGCAGGTCCAGGCCTGGACCGGTGCGCCGGTGGGCTTTGCCGGGCCGGTGGATCTGCATGTGGACGCCATCTGGGCGGACCGGGAAGTGGGCCTGCGTCGGGACTGGATCGTCGGGGCCAACAAGGCCGACGCGCACTTGCGGCATGTGGACCTGACCCGGGACGCCGCCATTGCCGGGTACGTGGATCTGCGCCAGGTCACGGCCCAGGATCCCTGCCCGCGCTGCGACGCGGCCCTGGAACTGCCCAAGGGCATCGAAGTGGGCCACGTGTTCAAGCTGGGCACCAAGTACAGCGAGGCCATGGGCGCGCGGTACCTGGACGAGAACGGCAAGGAGCAGCTGATCATCATGGGTTGCTACGGCATCGGCGTCAGCCGGATCATGGCCGCCTGCCTGGAGCAGAACCACGACGACAACGGCGCCCTGTTCCCGCCGCCCATCGCGCCCTTTCAAATCGAGCTGATCCTCCTGGGCGGCAAGAACCCGGAACTGGTGCAACAGGCCGTGGACCTGCACGACCGCCTGGAAGCCCTGGGCTTCGAGGTGCTCCTGGACGACCGGGATGAACGGCCCGGCGTGAAGTTCAAGGACGCCGACCTCATTGGCATCCCCGGCCAGCTCATCCTGGGCGAAAAAGGCGCGGCCCGGGGCGTCCTGGAAGCCAAGAACCGCAAGACCGGAGAACGCACCGAACTGGCTCTGGACGACCTGGATAATCAGGTCCGGTTGTGGTGGCGGGGGATTCTTGAAGATTGGGGAATTGCAGGCTGA
- the xseA gene encoding exodeoxyribonuclease VII large subunit, protein MPHIFSVRELTLAVKATLEGEFPLVWVRGQVSNLARPGSGHIYFTLKDNEATLASVWFKSQQWQPAAVRDVLADGQEVVCVGRLTVYAPRGAYQLVVEMVQDQGLGTLYVAFEALKKRLASEGYFDPARKRPLPSHPRRIAVITALGGAALRDFLCLADERGFGASIRVHPVLVQGDQAPGQIIQALQEANIQAWAEVIVLIRGGGSLEDLWAFNNEDLARAVFISEIPVLAGIGHEVDTTIADLTADVRAATPSHAAQLLWPERRELAQTVDELENRLQTAARELLRRKEALLIGQEKALSWLSPKVRVQRALERLAGLERDLLRSGRAMLRERRSALAQAASDLTRTMDARFWAARQAVLDQRQHELLAAGREAVRVRDHELAKLETVMSGLNPERPLEKGFCLVQSERTGNFVRDARDVGQGDLLRIVPRSGTIDARVEEIRTERGE, encoded by the coding sequence ATGCCCCACATTTTCTCCGTCCGCGAACTGACCCTGGCCGTGAAGGCCACGTTGGAGGGGGAGTTTCCGCTGGTTTGGGTGCGGGGGCAGGTCTCCAACCTGGCCCGGCCGGGGTCCGGGCACATCTACTTCACCCTGAAGGACAACGAGGCCACGCTGGCCTCGGTCTGGTTCAAGTCCCAGCAGTGGCAGCCCGCGGCGGTCCGGGATGTCCTGGCCGATGGTCAGGAGGTGGTCTGCGTCGGGCGGTTGACCGTGTACGCGCCGCGGGGTGCCTACCAGCTCGTGGTGGAGATGGTTCAGGATCAGGGTTTGGGAACGCTGTACGTGGCCTTCGAGGCCCTGAAGAAGCGGCTGGCCTCGGAAGGATATTTTGATCCGGCCCGCAAGCGCCCTTTGCCGTCGCATCCCAGGCGGATCGCGGTGATCACGGCCCTTGGCGGCGCGGCCTTGCGGGACTTTCTGTGCCTGGCCGACGAACGCGGCTTCGGCGCGTCCATCCGCGTGCATCCGGTCCTGGTCCAGGGCGACCAGGCTCCCGGTCAGATTATCCAGGCCTTGCAAGAGGCCAATATCCAGGCCTGGGCCGAAGTGATCGTGCTGATCCGGGGCGGCGGCTCCCTGGAAGACCTGTGGGCCTTCAACAACGAGGACCTGGCCAGGGCGGTCTTCATCTCCGAAATCCCGGTGCTTGCGGGCATCGGCCACGAGGTGGACACGACCATCGCGGACCTGACCGCGGACGTCCGCGCCGCCACGCCCAGCCATGCGGCCCAGCTCCTGTGGCCGGAGCGACGAGAGCTGGCCCAGACCGTGGACGAACTGGAAAACCGGCTGCAAACCGCGGCCCGGGAGCTGCTGCGTCGGAAAGAAGCGCTGCTGATCGGACAGGAAAAAGCCTTGTCCTGGCTTTCTCCCAAAGTTCGAGTGCAGCGGGCCCTGGAGCGATTGGCCGGGCTGGAGCGCGATCTGCTTCGCAGCGGCCGGGCCATGCTCCGGGAGCGCCGGTCCGCCCTGGCCCAGGCGGCTTCGGACCTGACCAGAACCATGGACGCCCGCTTCTGGGCCGCCAGGCAGGCGGTGTTGGACCAGCGGCAACACGAACTCCTCGCCGCCGGCCGGGAAGCCGTTCGTGTCCGGGATCACGAGTTGGCCAAGCTGGAAACCGTCATGAGCGGTCTGAATCCGGAGCGGCCTTTGGAAAAGGGATTTTGTCTGGTCCAGTCGGAACGGACCGGAAACTTCGTGCGGGACGCCCGTGACGTGGGCCAGGGCGATCTGTTGCGGATCGTACCCCGATCCGGGACCATCGACGCGCGGGTGGAAGAGATACGGACGGAACGGGGAGAATAA
- a CDS encoding M23 family metallopeptidase codes for MRRYGIKRLGAGWVVALGMLLFALAAVTAHAQGHVHTQVHIQAPDRVGVGMPFLVRFSGPEDFQSVSLRWLDNDLGLVATKGEQGREAAVLLGVDLETPPGTYRLTGTVSTAEGQHVFAHDVLVHVREFPEQRLRVSREMVSPDASLMPRIEQERRAARAALERVTPMRYWEQPFVRPVQGSVSSAFGLRRFFNDQPRAPHRGVDLRGAEGTSVRAFSNGEVVLAGDHYFAGRSIYIDHGLGVVTQYIHLSEILVQEGDRVVAGQVIGKVGATGRVTGPHLHFGLSVLGMWVDPLPLLE; via the coding sequence ATGCGACGGTACGGAATCAAGCGGTTGGGCGCGGGTTGGGTGGTGGCCCTTGGAATGCTGTTGTTCGCTCTGGCGGCGGTCACGGCCCATGCGCAAGGACACGTCCACACCCAGGTCCACATCCAGGCCCCGGACCGGGTGGGCGTGGGCATGCCGTTTTTGGTCCGGTTTTCCGGGCCGGAGGATTTTCAAAGCGTAAGCCTGCGCTGGCTGGACAACGACCTCGGCCTCGTCGCCACGAAAGGCGAACAGGGCCGGGAAGCGGCGGTCTTGCTGGGCGTTGATCTGGAGACTCCGCCGGGAACGTATCGGCTTACAGGGACCGTTTCCACGGCTGAAGGGCAGCACGTGTTTGCCCATGACGTTTTGGTCCACGTCCGAGAATTTCCGGAACAGCGACTGCGGGTGTCCCGGGAGATGGTCTCTCCGGACGCCTCGCTGATGCCCCGGATCGAACAGGAACGTAGAGCCGCCCGGGCCGCTTTGGAGCGGGTCACGCCCATGCGATATTGGGAACAGCCCTTTGTCCGACCGGTCCAGGGCAGCGTGTCCAGCGCCTTTGGCCTGCGCCGGTTTTTCAACGACCAGCCCCGGGCCCCGCATCGCGGGGTGGACCTGCGCGGCGCGGAGGGCACGTCGGTGCGGGCCTTCAGCAACGGCGAGGTGGTTTTGGCGGGCGATCACTATTTCGCGGGCCGCTCCATCTATATCGACCACGGCCTGGGCGTGGTCACCCAGTACATCCATCTGTCTGAAATCCTGGTTCAGGAGGGGGACAGGGTCGTCGCCGGGCAGGTCATCGGCAAGGTGGGGGCCACGGGACGGGTCACCGGGCCGCATCTGCATTTCGGACTAAGCGTCCTGGGCATGTGGGTGGACCCTCTGCCGCTGCTGGAATAG
- the ispG gene encoding flavodoxin-dependent (E)-4-hydroxy-3-methylbut-2-enyl-diphosphate synthase — MTTSPSDLTPRRRPTRTISLGKVAMGGAHPVRVQSMTNTDTRDAEATLAQVARLAEAGCEFVRLAVPDETSAAVLPQIQAAAPVPLIADIHFDHRLALRALEAGLQGLRINPGNIGAKANVDRVVDAAKAHGACIRIGVNGGSLEKELLRQYGGATPEAMVASALGHAALLEQRGFDNFKISLKSSSVPRTVAAYRLLAEKLDCPLHIGITEAGTLLRGAVKSGVGLGILLWEGLGDTLRVSLTADPVLEVRAAWEILRSLGLRQRGPEIISCPTCGRTEIDLQDLAEEVERRLDGVTEVFTVAVMGCVVNGPGEAREADIGLAGGRDCGLIFRRGEILRKVRGRDDLLPEFLRELDAFLAERRATRTLNPEP, encoded by the coding sequence ATGACCACCTCGCCCTCTGATCTCACCCCCCGCCGCCGTCCCACCCGGACCATCTCTCTGGGCAAAGTGGCCATGGGCGGTGCGCATCCGGTTCGGGTCCAGAGCATGACCAACACGGACACCCGGGACGCGGAAGCGACCTTGGCCCAGGTCGCCCGGCTGGCCGAGGCCGGGTGCGAGTTCGTGCGTCTGGCCGTGCCGGACGAGACGTCCGCCGCGGTTTTGCCGCAAATCCAGGCCGCCGCCCCGGTGCCGCTGATCGCGGACATCCACTTCGACCACCGTCTGGCCCTGAGGGCCTTGGAAGCCGGGCTGCAGGGGCTGCGCATCAACCCCGGGAACATCGGCGCCAAGGCCAACGTGGACCGGGTGGTGGACGCGGCCAAGGCTCACGGAGCCTGCATCCGGATCGGCGTCAACGGCGGCTCCTTGGAAAAGGAGCTGCTGCGCCAATACGGCGGGGCCACGCCCGAGGCCATGGTTGCCAGCGCCCTGGGCCACGCGGCCCTGCTGGAGCAGCGCGGCTTCGACAATTTCAAGATCTCCCTGAAATCCTCCTCTGTCCCCCGGACCGTGGCCGCTTATCGCCTTCTGGCTGAAAAGCTGGACTGCCCGCTGCACATCGGGATCACCGAGGCCGGGACCCTGCTTCGGGGCGCGGTCAAATCCGGCGTCGGCCTGGGCATCCTGCTCTGGGAAGGCCTGGGCGACACCCTGCGGGTCTCCCTGACCGCGGACCCGGTCCTGGAAGTCCGCGCGGCCTGGGAAATCCTGCGCAGCCTGGGCCTGCGCCAACGCGGCCCGGAGATCATCTCCTGCCCCACCTGCGGACGGACCGAAATCGATCTCCAGGACCTGGCCGAAGAGGTGGAACGCCGCCTGGACGGCGTGACCGAAGTCTTCACCGTGGCCGTGATGGGCTGCGTGGTCAACGGACCCGGCGAGGCCAGGGAAGCGGACATCGGCCTGGCCGGAGGCCGGGACTGCGGCCTGATCTTCCGCCGCGGCGAAATCCTGCGCAAGGTTCGCGGCCGGGACGATCTGCTGCCGGAATTTCTGCGTGAACTGGATGCGTTTTTGGCGGAGCGGAGGGCGACTCGAACCCTGAATCCTGAACCTTGA